A single region of the Aeromicrobium chenweiae genome encodes:
- the rpmH gene encoding 50S ribosomal protein L34 encodes MSKRTFQPNNRRRAKKHGFRLRMRTRAGRAILGDRRRKGRAKLSA; translated from the coding sequence AGCGCACCTTCCAGCCGAACAACCGTCGCCGCGCCAAGAAGCACGGTTTCCGTCTCCGCATGCGCACCCGCGCCGGCCGCGCGATCCTCGGTGACCGCCGCCGCAAGGGTCGCGCCAAGCTGTCTGCCTGA